The nucleotide sequence ACCCTGAGCAACTGGGTTCAATGTCAGGATTCCAGATTGGAGAGAAAATGGAGGGGGCAGCGTGCTGTTTGTAGTCCCAAGGCTAAGCAGGAGGTCCTGGTACACATGAGGCCCATTCTTGTCACTCTCCCTGCAGTCTAGGGACCTGGAAGAGGAGAGAATAGGGGCGTCACATGCACTGACATTCCCAGCCAGGCATGTGAGGGATGAATCTCTTCCAAAGCTTTCTGGAGTGATGACTACATCCTCAGATGGGCAGCTGGGGCTCTGCACATCCCCTCCAAGCCTCTGCTTCTCAGATTCTTCTAGTTGCTGAGGAAACGTATCTTGCAGAAAACCTTCCACTTCATCTCTAGCTTGAATGTCATCCACCCTATGAATCTGGCAGTCCAGGAAACTTTCAGGATTGAAACTCACATTTAAattctgcacagaaaaaggagaaagggtaTTAAGATGGCACCAGAGAGACACACCATCAAATGTTCAGTTCAGGAGTAGGTCTAAAGAGTTTTCTGACAGGGAATGTCACAGAATTGCCAGCATGTTCCTCAATGGACTCTTTGCTTCTGGAGCTTCTGAGACACTTCAAGACTTGAAGTGACCACTGGCTGTGCCCTCCAACCCCAGGGAGCCCAGAAGTTCTGAGATGTGTGTCTTATTTCAGTTCCCTACTGCAGCTAGGGTCTTAGGAGGGACCCTAGTTACAGGATGAATCAAATACCAAAAGGTGAGGTTCAACTGTTCCTTGTTCTGGAATATCATTCTTGGCCACTGGGATGTTGCCAACACAACACTTTTTAAGCACCAAAAACACTCACTTTTCTTGGTTTCTTACAAAGATGTTCCAGAGTCTTCTTATGATCGGGGAGACTGGGCCATACGATAGGCTTAATCCTGAAATCAGAGAACATTGATAGATGAAGTGAATGGCAGAGGGCACAGGCACACTGAGTCTTCCCACTTATTCTGAGCTTGGAATCAGAAGAACAGATTTCTAGTCTTGGCTCTAACACAATTAGGTGGGTGACCATGGTCAAGAGACTGGCTTTCTCTGGGCCTCGGGGCCCTATCAATTCAAGAAGGGGTTGGACCAGAGACCACAGATATCAATCCATTCTGTGAACAAGACATGACAATAATATACCTCTGGGAAAAAGCCCTAGAGGGAAGGAACACCAAGGCTTGCAAGGAGGTAATTTTGGTGGAGCTATGGAAGTAAATTTAACCCGGTTGTTTACTCCCAATTTAAGTGTTGTCTTTTTATTCCTTCTCTTTACTGACAGCAACTCTGGCAGCTAATTTTGGTGGAAGTGggggaatattttcaaattacccAGGGAAATTGCTTAGTACTTTCAAGGCAGTACTTTTCAAATTAGGGTATTTGTAATCCTGGGGATATGTAGCCTTCTGCCAAGGGCATTCTCCTAGAATAGTAAGTAATTTAACAAGTGCATGTTTAAAACATCGTTTTTATGATGAAACAAACATAGCCTTAGCATGGATTAGTATACAAAATCCCATGAATTTATATGCTTAAAGTCAAGACTTCAAGTACATTGTGCATTTGCCATGAATGATGGCTTCTGCAACCTTTAGGAGATACTGGAAGAAAAGCTTGGGAAACATTGCATTACAGAATTCTTACTTTGGGGACAGGGTTTGCCTAATGTCCAGTTAATATCTTTTTGCCTCTTATGAAATTAACTGTGGAAATTCGCTGAGGATACCATAGGGATACTGGGCACTAAATTCGTGAAATGCCTTAATCCCCTTTGTGGTTTTCTCATCAATAAATGGGGCTTAAGCTCTGACTGTCCATGATCCCACACAATCACCCTCTTTATTAGTTGAAGAAGGTCACCTTTTTTTCCATAACACACAGGCCAAGATGACCAACAGAGCGACAGAGAAAAAACTCAAAATGCTGATGGTTAGTAAGATAGGATCCATCTCCCCTGGAAAGCAAGAATAGATTGTGGTGAGCATTCAGTAGCCATGCAGTGGGGGTAGGGTCTCAGGGTGCTTTGCATTTACTTAGTAATGTGGGCCCACTTATTATTTCCTGAAAGTTGCTTTTCAGTTAAGAGACATATTTGACAGCTTTATGGAGGGATTTTGGTTTAAAAGGCATTGACTTGGGTGACCAGGCCCAGAGCATCTGCCACTTGAAATGTAAACGTGATCTAGCATCAGAGGTACCAATGCTCTCTTCCCTTCTTGACTTTCTACCAAGGAAAAGAAGCCAGAGCAGGAGATGATGAGAGGGATGTTCACCCCTGTTGCAAATTTTAGGGAGGAGATGTCTCAGTTCCTACACATTCTCAGTTCCAGTCCCAAAGACATCTTCATCCTTCTGGAAAAGGAGACATAGGACAGCCGCACTTGCCTGCATACCTGACACCAATAAAGGTGCTTCTTAAAGGGGCCTTAGAGACAGCAGCCATTGGGGTCCCAGGCTAAATTGGTTAACTGGACGTAGTGGGTGGGGATTTTGTTCAAAATGTATGGCAGCTTCCAGGAATACAGGTGGCTTGTACTAATTCTCAGCTAATAAGGACCCCGCTCCCTCTGCTTCCTTGTTCTTCACAAAAGGCGCAAAGACAGCAGGCAAGTCATTCTCCAAAGAAAGTGTAAGAGTGCCCTCCAAGGGTGTCCTATTTTGCAGGTTAGTTTCAACAATCTTCCTCTCACTTGCTCCCACACTTTGACATGCAAAGCACTCTGAGGGAACAAAAACTCTACCACCATTCCTTACCTGAGCTATTATTGATCTCTGGAGTTCTGAAGTAATAACTTGGACTCCATTCACTCCAGAAGCCTTTAAAATAGTGATCAGGGATGGATCGAACTTTAATCTCATACATTGCTGCTGGTTGGAGCTTTCTCTGCAGGAGTGTCAGCTTTGTGCTGGATAAATTCACATGCTAGAGAGTAGAGTGCAGTTACATTCTTAGGATGGGAAAAGAGGTGTTGCCTAAATCTCCCAAATCATTTCAATTAGGATTCCTTTAGTCCCATAAGCATTCTCTGAAGTTGTCTCATATTTGTTAGAATAAGGAGCTCTGATACGTAAAGGAGTCAACAGCAAAATTAGGGACAGAATCTGAGCTTATAAAGGATGTTGCGAGTGGTCAAGGAGGAGAGCGAAATGATGGGTCTTATTCAGGTGAGTTAGGCACTGCTCAGGCTCTCCCTTTCCACACTTCAatatcttcttcttttctctctatcCTTTCACATATTAAGGGGAGATGAAAGGTTAGGTTAGGTTAGTGAGCAGGAATCATTTCTCTCCAGAAAGACGCCATTTTACATTGTGAATAGTGATATAGAGACAAAAGCCTCCCCCACACAGTGTATTatctttaagattaaaaaaaaccacTCTATCAATTTGACAGATAAAAAGAAGTCCATTGCtatttatatctgtatttatttgataattagttcattttcatatatttattgaatttatctATTCCATACTTTATGAgatttttcccaatttttttgctcatttttctattgtgatatttgttttttttaatgatttataagagttctttatctATTAATGATACTAACCATCTTTCAGCTGTTTATGTGGCAATTTAAGCTtacttttaaatttgcatttttgatttttgattatTGTGTGTGTTGACATATATAAACCTCCACTTTTTATGTAGTTGCATGTCTcaatcctttcttttcttctacagcTTTCATGCTTAGAATGTTCTTCTTCACGTCAAGATTATGTAAACATTTGgctataatttttctaatttgtttagagtttcacttttatataatttctttaaatcatctggtattttgttgttgttatatgaAGGTGGCTAGgcatttagtttaatttttttttaattaaaacaatttttggcTGGCgtgttggcttatgcctgtaatcccagcactttgggaggctgaggtgggcagatcacctgaggtgaggagttcaagaccagcctggccaacatggtgaaaccccagctctacaaaaatacaaaaattagccgggcatgatggcgggtgcctgtaatcacaggtacttgggaggctgagatgggagaattgcttgaacccgggaggcagaggttgcagtgagccaagatggcgccattgcactccaacctggatgactgagcaagactccatctcaaaaaaattcatatatttattgaatttatctatttttttttagttaactAATTGTCCTGGCAGCATTTATTCATAATCCTTCCTTTCTCCACTAAGTTGCTTTTCAATTGGTGCAATTTTCAGATGAATAATAAAAGATGGCAGGATCAAGGGTGGGGTGGGTGAGTAGAAGGAGGGAGCAGGTGGTTTGGGGCAGTTGTTACATTTATGCAAGTGGCATCTTGCATCACACTGCAAACAAACAAGGCCAATCTTGGCCTGAAAAAACAGGACAGCAAGAATAAGAAGGACTTGAGGAAGAGAAATCATCATCTCTTCTTCGTCTCTGAGGTGCAGAAAGAACAGAAGTTAGGTCGGTGGGTTAAGAGAAATCTCATAACCTGGTACACTCCACTCTTCTGCCACCTCCCCCCCAAAATAAATTTCAGGGACTGCCAAATCATGAAGAGAGCATCTAAGTAACTCTCCTGATTATGAAGGGTAAAAATTAAGCTGTTACTTCAAAAACAAAGACCTTgggctttaaaataaaaacaaaacaaaggcaaaCATTATGCCTCTTTTCTTTACCTCATGCTGGTCCCATGAATCTCATAAGCCAGAATGTGACTACGACTTGGTGATCATAAGCAGATATACATTTTGCCTGATTTGCCTATGAAAGTGGCACTAGACATGACACTTTTTGAGGCCCCTGAATACAGAGGATTAATTTGGCCTCAATCTATATTGTTATCCAACTCACTAATGTAGAAACATTCTGAAGACCAAAATTAGAGCAGAAGAAAACAACCAGAGCTAGAAGAGTATGCATCAGGGAAGATCCAGGTTTTCGTGGGGCCAATATTGGGAGATTCTTTCAGTAGAAGGTAGATTTTGAAAGCAAAATTGTTGGGCCCTACCAGGGGAAATGCACTATTAGgccaacaaaatagaaaacattcataagtttttattttattaatgtagtTGAACTACATACCATCCATTTGTTTTCATCCTTTTCCTGGCGGTAAGCTACATCGTGCATTAAAACTTTTACGTACTTCTTTTGCAAGTGTGATGTATTAAATGTCACCACAAAGTCATTGGCTCCTTCACGATAGATGACACTCAGGTCAAAAGGAGCCTCAGGTttaactggaaaagaaaaagaaataaattctgtCTAAAGGGCAGCCAAGGAAATAATTATAGTATTTAAAATTCATCTCCTCTGCAAGTCACTTTGACCCTTTTTGTGTCAGTAAATGGCCAACTATTCAGAAAACCATTTCTTCTTCTTGGGTTTAAATCCAGTCCGCATTCTCCAGCCTCTCTTGCAGTGGGGTGTGGCCTTGTGAGTGAGGTGGGCAGAAGAAATGCACATCCACTTCCACCCTGGCCCAGACACACACCCATGTGTGACTCCTCTGCTCCGTCCTCTTCCACCACTTGGAGTCCTGCATTACAGACGGTGGAGCCACAAGATGGAAAGTGCCCCGAATACTGCTTGGAGAAGCCCCAGCTGCAGGTTAGAAACATCCATTTTGACTCTgatgtgagtgagaaataaacctaCGGTGTTTGAGATATCATATGTTTGGGGgcttatttgttacagcagctagtGTTAATTTTACACTAAAACACATCCACTTTGCCTTTTGAATATTGGAGAACTTGTTACTAATGAGCCCCAAAGCAGGAGTATTTAAACTCTGAGTCTTCATTCTTGCAATAAAATTAGGTTATATGCTGTGAACCTTGCACCTCGTCTCAGCTACAGTGACATGAAGGGTCTGCATCCTGGCCCTGGCTAAGACCTTCCAGAATGTCCTCTGGGGGTCCCCTCTGTCAGTCTCACTGCCTTAATGCTGAATTCCTCTTGGGCCTCTCCCTACTGCCTTCCTGCCTTGCAGGGTTGCTGTTAGGATCAAATGCTCCACACATGCTAAGCTGTTGGAGGGAGATTGGT is from Pan troglodytes isolate AG18354 chromosome 4, NHGRI_mPanTro3-v2.0_pri, whole genome shotgun sequence and encodes:
- the IL7R gene encoding interleukin-7 receptor subunit alpha isoform X1, encoding MTILGTTFGMVFSLLQVVSGESGYAQNGDLEDAELDDYSFSCYSQLEVNGSQHSLTCAFEDPDVNTTNLEFEICGALVEVKCLNFRKLQEIYFIETKKFLLIGKSNICVKVGEKSLTCKKIDLTTIVKPEAPFDLSVIYREGANDFVVTFNTSHLQKKYVKVLMHDVAYRQEKDENKWMHVNLSSTKLTLLQRKLQPAAMYEIKVRSIPDHYFKGFWSEWSPSYYFRTPEINNSSGEMDPILLTISILSFFSVALLVILACVLWKKRIKPIVWPSLPDHKKTLEHLCKKPRKNLNVSFNPESFLDCQIHRVDDIQARDEVEGFLQDTFPQQLEESEKQRLGGDVQSPSCPSEDVVITPESFGRDSSLTCLAGNVSACDAPILSSSRSLDCRESDKNGPHVYQDLLLSLGTTNSTLPPPFSLQSGILTLNPVAQGQPILTSLGSNQEEAYVTMSSFYQNQ
- the IL7R gene encoding interleukin-7 receptor subunit alpha isoform X2; this translates as MTILGTTFGMVFSLLQVVSGESGYAQNGDLEDAELDDYSFSCYSQLEVNGSQHSLTCAFEDPDVNTTNLEFEICGALVEVKCLNFRKLQEIYFIETKKFLLIGKSNICVKVGEKSLTCKKIDLTTIVKPEAPFDLSVIYREGANDFVVTFNTSHLQKKYVKVLMHDVAYRQEKDENKWMHVNLSSTKLTLLQRKLQPAAMYEIKVRSIPDHYFKGFWSEWSPSYYFRTPEINNSSGLSLSYGPVSPIIRRLWNIFVRNQEKI